A portion of the Cellulophaga algicola DSM 14237 genome contains these proteins:
- a CDS encoding response regulator, with translation MISFLKKIYFVDDDPIFTFISKKLMKEEQFGASLIGFEHGKEAIEALLECDEKDNLLPTVIFLDISMPVMNGWEFLDSFQAAPINNKEKIKIVVMSSSINPLEIGMIKNYPIVHDYIVKPITPADLNKIKDCLINEHQA, from the coding sequence ATGATTTCTTTTCTAAAAAAAATCTACTTTGTAGATGATGACCCCATTTTCACCTTCATTTCTAAAAAATTAATGAAAGAAGAACAATTTGGTGCTTCCCTAATTGGATTTGAACACGGGAAGGAAGCTATAGAAGCCCTACTAGAATGTGATGAGAAAGACAACCTACTACCTACCGTAATTTTTCTTGACATTAGTATGCCTGTTATGAATGGTTGGGAATTTCTTGATAGTTTTCAAGCCGCACCAATCAATAATAAGGAAAAAATTAAAATAGTAGTTATGAGCTCTTCTATCAACCCTTTAGAAATAGGTATGATTAAGAACTACCCAATTGTACATGATTATATTGTAAAACCAATTACTCCCGCAGACTTAAATAAAATAAAAGACTGCTTAATTAATGAACACCAGGCGTAA